The sequence tggaagttatttaccgttatatggcggccatctactcaatttcaccattgtgtgaacatatcctttctgggttttcaatccactcctggttttggttgctatgaggacctgacatgaggaccaaatacagcctgaaatatacatagtgtgaacccagcccccgagACGGTTATGTGGTGTATATTTAATATGAGTTGCAGGTTTCTGGGTATGAAGGACATATCTTTAGATTTGGGCAATATTAGTGCTGTCTTTTTGTCTATGGTCTACTGTGTCCTGACTTTTCTCAATATGTCGCTGCATTTGTCATTATAGGAACATGACATTGAGACGCCATATGGCATGCTGCATGTTGTTATACGAGGGACTCCAAAAGGCAATCGTCCAGCAATACTTACTTATCATGATGTGGGCTTAAACCGTAAGTGTCCTGTCCCTTTATACCAACTGTTTGGATGTGTGCAAATACATCGAATTTCTGGGGGAATTTAaatttcactgtatatactgttagCCTTATCTAGGTAAGGTTTTATGTAGCATGTGCACAACATACAAAAAGTTGCACGCTAGTATGTTCTTCTAGCACAGAATGCTGAGGATGATATTCATAAGGAGGCAGCGAGCGGATAGGGTGGATCAGTGCTCTGAATGCagtagtcttctaacctgctgtttccCATTAAATAAAACTATTGTCTGACTACTCACTTAAGCCAGAAAATTAACACTGGACACTgtggagctctctactgtaagagcagtcacactatggagctctctactgtaagggcagtcacactatggagccctctactgtaagagcagtcacactatggagctctctactgtaagagcagtcacactatggagctctctactgtaagggcagtcacactatggagctctctactgtaagagcagtcacactatggagctctctactgtaagagcagtcacactatggagccctctactgtaagagcagtcacactatggagctctctactgtaagagcagtcacactatggagctctctactgtaagagcagtcacactatggagctctctactgtaagggcagtcacactatggagctctctactgtaagggcagtcacactatggagctctctactgtaagagcagtcacactctGGAtccctctactgtaagagcagtcacactatggagccctCTActataagagcagtcacactatggagctctcttctgtaagagcagtcacactatggatccctccactgtaagagcactcacactatggagctctctactgtaagagcactcacactatggagctttctactgtaagagcagtcacactatgaatctctccactgtaagagcagtcacactacaGAGCCCtccactgtaagagcagtcacactgtggagccctccactgtaagagcagtcacactatggagctctctactgtaagagcagtcccactatggagctctctactgtaagagcagtcccactatggagctctctactgtaagagcagtcccactatggagctctctactgtaagagcagtcacactatggagctctctactgtaagagcagtcccactatggagctctctactgtaagagcagtcccactatggagctctctactgtaagagcagtcacactatggagctctctactgtaagagcagtcacactatggagccctctactgtaagagcagtcacactaggGAGCCCtccactgtaagagcagtcacactacaGAGCCCtccactgtaagagcagtcacactacgGAGCCCtccactgtaagagcagtcacactacggagctctctactgtaagagcagtcacactatggagctctctactgtaagagcagtcacactgtggagctctctactgtaagagcagtcacaccgtggagctctctactgtaagagcagtcacactatggagctctctactgtaagagcagtcacactatggagctctctactgtaagagcagtcacactatggagctctctactgtaagagcagtcacactatggagctctctactgtaagagcagtcacactatggagctctctactgtaagagcagtcacactatatatCCCTCTAAAGATCGTCCTGGtagctccctgcagcccccctagctccttcccacttgctgtctgtgtgtgtaatagcaccgacagcaaaggggaatgaggagcaggcaaacactgacctgacaggttgatgCTTGTTTGCTACTAAATATTGGCCGTCTAATTGGGCCTGCAGAGTCCTCTACTGTAATAGCTCGCAACATGCATCCACCCCGTTGTCCCAGAAGGAGCCAGAGGGAGAAAGTGAAGCACCAGGGAGCACCTTTAAGTGAATGAAAGCTTAGCTGCATTAACCCAGAATGGCACTACACAATGCAAGAAACCATCTGTAGGGTTCCAGGTGTCCGCACCCTATCAATATGATACTGACCTATGTCAAGGATAGATCAATAAATTttgcctccccccccaaaaaaaaaacaaaaaaaaaaacacagtaacagCAGTTTGAGTAATTTGGTCATGCCCATAATTCCATACATAAGAAACCTACAATGAGAAAATAAAAACtggtttgattaaaaaaaagaacatattcaCTAGTTTTGAGTAGTAAAAAAAGTCCTGTCTTTCAGATAAGCTGTGTTTCAACACCTTTTTCAACTATGAGGACATGCAAGAGATCACTAAGCATTTTGTTGTGTGCCATGTTGATGCCCCAGGTCAGCAGGTGGGAGCTTCCCAGTTCCCCCAAGGGTAAGTAACATCCATTGTACTTTCTGATAATGCAGTCACTTCATTGCATTTCTCTCCTGCTGATAACCCACTACCTATCTAGTTACCAGTATCCAACCATGGAGAACCTAGCGGCCATGTtacccagcgtcctgcagcactTTGGGTGAGTTCACAATTATCAGTAACGTGATCAGACCTTACCTAAATGACCATGTCATCAGACCTCATTCACACAACCATAGACAAATGCTCAGACCTCACACACAACCGTGAAAATGTAATCAGACGTCATGTACATAACCATGAACATCTGATCAGACCATATACACCTGATTATAGATATGATGTAGACTTTAAGTACATATTGTTTCTTACTATGTTTCACAGCTTTCAGACAATCATTGGGATTGGAGTTGGAGCTGGATCCTATGTTCTTGCAAAGTTTGCTGTAAGTTGGCCATGATTATTATCTGAGGAGTAGAACAAATAACAAATGACAAGTACCATGCCTACAGAGTGCCACCTCTGACTTAATCCTTTCTTTTCTTGCAGCTGATTTTCCCCGAGATGGTTGAAGGACTTGTCCTGGTGAACATTGATCCCAATGGAAAAGGCTGGATTGACTGGGCAGCATCTAAGGTATGGTAGCAGTAAGAAACGTATTAATGTCACCAATTCCACTATTTCGGACCTGTCCGCTTTCGACACCTTGGCTGTTGAGGCAAATAGACAAGATGTTATAGAATTATAAGTAGCATGGATTTGACCTCTGAACCCCCTCAGTTTTACTTGCCTTCCCTTCTGACTTCACCACATACTGATCTGTTACGgttttctctacacagctgtcTGGACTGACAAGTTCTCTTCCTGATACCGTGTTGTCTCATCTCTTCAGTCAGGTATCATTACGCTGCATTATACAGTCACACCTGtactagtcacagtatggctgccaCTAGGTATTGTGGCCCCCTATATTAGAGCTAATGGTTTACCACCACTAGGGACCCTACACCAATGTAGAGGCAACAATTTGGCTACCATTAGTGATGCTGCTACCCTTTAGAGGTAACAGTATGGTTGCTCCTCAGGAGAGGTAGCATTAAAGTGGTGCATGTTGTGCTGCTTCTTTACTTATTTTTTAGCATGTTATAAGATCTCAATGTTTATAGTTTGGTATTTTTAGGTTGAACAGAGCCCAGACTGCCAGTAGTGCTATCTAGTGGTGTGCTACCCTTTGTGGTAACCCTTGTCTCTTGTTCTAGGAGGAGCTAATGAATAATACGGAGCTGGTGCAGAATTACCGCCAGCAGATCGGTAGCTGTGTGAACCAGAACAACCTGCAGCTCTTCTGGAACATGTACAACAGGTGAGAGGCCCCTGAGCCTACACGTAAACCATGATGCAGGTGGGGATGGGCATATGTAGCACGGCAGCTGGAAGGTTACATAGTGGATTATGACGGGCTGTGTAGTACAGGTCACTTCAGTGTACTGTCAAAGGGTCCTTCTTGAATCATCCATGTTATACCCTGTTTTGTGGGACATCTTGTATCTCACTATTGTTTCTTATGTTTAGTCGAAGAGATTTAGAAATGAATCGTCCTGGGACTGTTCCAAATGCCAAGACTCTGAGGTAAGTCACTGTACATAATACTCAACACCCAGACTTGCAGAAAACTGCCTGAAAATGCTTAAAGAGAATCAACCAATGTGCTGCCATACCATTTGTTTTGTGTCTTCTGTAGTAGCATTAGCTGCTGAAACAAAGTCAGCGCATGAGACAGGGAGAGAGCCAGGAACTAGTCATCAGCGCACTCTATgggggtgattgacaggaaaagaggccagTAAGAAggctcttttcctgtcaatcacccccACAGAGTGCGCTGACAGACAGAGACATGTCACGGCCCAGATGATTAGATCCAGCCTCCTTCTATGTCTCGCGTGctggaaaaaaaactttgtttCAGCAGCTAAAGCTACTACAGAAGACACAGAATACATGGTGAGGCAGCGTTTTAGCACATCTTTTGGGTGTTGGTAGTAGCATTATCTAGAAAATCTGAGTGATTGGTTTGCTTTAAGTGTCTTAAAAGCCCCTTCCAAATACAATTTGTCCTCCTGAAAACCCTCCAAGATCTGCCTGACCCCTAAACTGCAATGTTTCTTTTTATGTGACTTGTTGTCTTGTCTCCTTGCAGAGCTCCAGTGATGCTGGTTGTTGGAGATAACTCCCCAGCTGAAG is a genomic window of Dendropsophus ebraccatus isolate aDenEbr1 chromosome 4, aDenEbr1.pat, whole genome shotgun sequence containing:
- the NDRG4 gene encoding protein NDRG4 isoform X4, translated to MDSGWGLLLPELSLSGMSELRFPEEKPLLKGQDTEMESADTFLSAADTDWKEHDIETPYGMLHVVIRGTPKGNRPAILTYHDVGLNHKLCFNTFFNYEDMQEITKHFVVCHVDAPGQQVGASQFPQGYQYPTMENLAAMLPSVLQHFGFQTIIGIGVGAGSYVLAKFALIFPEMVEGLVLVNIDPNGKGWIDWAASKLSGLTSSLPDTVLSHLFSQEELMNNTELVQNYRQQIGSCVNQNNLQLFWNMYNSRRDLEMNRPGTVPNAKTLRAPVMLVVGDNSPAEDSVVECNSKLDPTTTTFLKMADSGGLPQVTQPGKLTEAFKYFLQGMGYIASLKDRRQSASAVPSASMTRLARSRTASLTSASSVDGSRPRPCTQSESSEGIGQINHTMEVSC
- the NDRG4 gene encoding protein NDRG4 isoform X6, encoding MPECWDGEHDIETPYGMLHVVIRGTPKGNRPAILTYHDVGLNHKLCFNTFFNYEDMQEITKHFVVCHVDAPGQQVGASQFPQGYQYPTMENLAAMLPSVLQHFGFQTIIGIGVGAGSYVLAKFALIFPEMVEGLVLVNIDPNGKGWIDWAASKLSGLTSSLPDTVLSHLFSQEELMNNTELVQNYRQQIGSCVNQNNLQLFWNMYNSRRDLEMNRPGTVPNAKTLRAPVMLVVGDNSPAEDSVVECNSKLDPTTTTFLKMADSGGLPQVTQPGKLTEAFKYFLQGMGYIASLKDRRQSASAVPSASMTRLARSRTASLTSASSVDGSRPRPCTQSESSEGIGQINHTMEVSC
- the NDRG4 gene encoding protein NDRG4 isoform X1, translated to MRMPEMFSSLISLWHGEERGLLLPELSLSGMSELRFPEEKPLLKGQDTEMESADTFLSAADTDWKEHDIETPYGMLHVVIRGTPKGNRPAILTYHDVGLNHKLCFNTFFNYEDMQEITKHFVVCHVDAPGQQVGASQFPQGYQYPTMENLAAMLPSVLQHFGFQTIIGIGVGAGSYVLAKFALIFPEMVEGLVLVNIDPNGKGWIDWAASKLSGLTSSLPDTVLSHLFSQEELMNNTELVQNYRQQIGSCVNQNNLQLFWNMYNSRRDLEMNRPGTVPNAKTLRAPVMLVVGDNSPAEDSVVECNSKLDPTTTTFLKMADSGGLPQVTQPGKLTEAFKYFLQGMGYIASLKDRRQSASAVPSASMTRLARSRTASLTSASSVDGSRPRPCTQSESSEGIGQINHTMEVSC
- the NDRG4 gene encoding protein NDRG4 isoform X5, whose amino-acid sequence is MSELRFPEEKPLLKGQDTEMESADTFLSAADTDWKEHDIETPYGMLHVVIRGTPKGNRPAILTYHDVGLNHKLCFNTFFNYEDMQEITKHFVVCHVDAPGQQVGASQFPQGYQYPTMENLAAMLPSVLQHFGFQTIIGIGVGAGSYVLAKFALIFPEMVEGLVLVNIDPNGKGWIDWAASKLSGLTSSLPDTVLSHLFSQEELMNNTELVQNYRQQIGSCVNQNNLQLFWNMYNSRRDLEMNRPGTVPNAKTLRAPVMLVVGDNSPAEDSVVECNSKLDPTTTTFLKMADSGGLPQVTQPGKLTEAFKYFLQGMGYIASLKDRRQSASAVPSASMTRLARSRTASLTSASSVDGSRPRPCTQSESSEGIGQINHTMEVSC
- the NDRG4 gene encoding protein NDRG4 isoform X3; amino-acid sequence: MRMPEMFSSLISLWHGEERGLLLPELSLSGMSELRFPEEKPLLKGQDTEMESADTFLSAADTDWKEHDIETPYGMLHVVIRGTPKGNRPAILTYHDVGLNHKLCFNTFFNYEDMQEITKHFVVCHVDAPGQQVGASQFPQGYQYPTMENLAAMLPSVLQHFGFQTIIGIGVGAGSYVLAKFALIFPEMVEGLVLVNIDPNGKGWIDWAASKLSGLTSSLPDTVLSHLFSQEELMNNTELVQNYRQQIGSCVNQNNLQLFWNMYNSRRDLEMNRPGTVPNAKTLRAPVMLVVGDNSPAEDSVVECNSKLDPTTTTFLKMADSGGLPQVTQPGKLTEAFKYFLQGMGYMPSASMTRLARSRTASLTSASSVDGSRPRPCTQSESSEGIGQINHTMEVSC
- the NDRG4 gene encoding protein NDRG4 isoform X2 → MKLLRHKIQVWAGLLLPELSLSGMSELRFPEEKPLLKGQDTEMESADTFLSAADTDWKEHDIETPYGMLHVVIRGTPKGNRPAILTYHDVGLNHKLCFNTFFNYEDMQEITKHFVVCHVDAPGQQVGASQFPQGYQYPTMENLAAMLPSVLQHFGFQTIIGIGVGAGSYVLAKFALIFPEMVEGLVLVNIDPNGKGWIDWAASKLSGLTSSLPDTVLSHLFSQEELMNNTELVQNYRQQIGSCVNQNNLQLFWNMYNSRRDLEMNRPGTVPNAKTLRAPVMLVVGDNSPAEDSVVECNSKLDPTTTTFLKMADSGGLPQVTQPGKLTEAFKYFLQGMGYIASLKDRRQSASAVPSASMTRLARSRTASLTSASSVDGSRPRPCTQSESSEGIGQINHTMEVSC
- the NDRG4 gene encoding protein NDRG4 isoform X7; the encoded protein is MRMPEMFSSLISLWHGEERGLLLPELSLSGMSELRFPEEKPLLKGQDTEMESADTFLSAADTDWKEHDIETPYGMLHVVIRGTPKGNRPAILTYHDVGLNHKLCFNTFFNYEDMQEITKHFVVCHVDAPGQQVGASQFPQGYQYPTMENLAAMLPSVLQHFGFQTIIGIGVGAGSYVLAKFALIFPEMVEGLVLVNIDPNGKGWIDWAASKLSGLTSSLPDTVLSHLFSQEELMNNTELVQNYRQQIGSCVNQNNLQLFWNMYNSRRDLEMNRPGTVPNAKTLRAPVMLVVGDNSPAEDSVVECNSKLDPTTTTFLKMADSGGLPQVTQCPQPV